The following nucleotide sequence is from Pseudarthrobacter psychrotolerans.
TGGTGGGCCGGCCCGTGAGCTCGGTGATGCCGGCCTCGAACCGGCTGACATCGCCCAGGGTGGCGGACATCAGGAGGAACTGGGCCTGGGGCAGCTCCAGCAGCGGGACCTGCCAGGCCCAACCGCGCTGGGGGTCGGAGTAGAAATGGAACTCGTCCATGATGACCGCGCCAAGTTCGGCGGCGGCCCCTTCGCGGAGGGCGATGTTCGCGAGGATTTCTGCCGTGCAGCAGATGATCGGCGCGCTCTGGTTGACGCCTGAGTCACCGGTGATCATGCCAACGTTCTCTGCGCCGAAGATGTCGCACAGGGCAAAGAACTTCTCGGAGACCAGCGCCTTGATGGGAGCGGTGTAGTAACTGCGCTGGCCCCTTGCCATGGCCTGGAAGTGAGCCGCGATGGCCACCAGCGATTTGCCGGAACCGGTCGGCGTGGCGAGGATGACGTTGGCACCGGTGGCGAGCTCCATGATGGCCTCGTCCTGGGCAGCGTACAGCTCCAGGCCCCGGCTTTCGGTCCACTCCAGGAATTGGGTGTACAGGGCGTCCGGGTCGATGCCTGCGCCGGAGGGGTTTGGGGCGGGCAGGACAGGCAGCTGGTCAACGAGTTTCATTGATTTCCAGCTTAGTGCCCAGCCGGTGCCTGATATCCGGGCGGGCCCGGGTTAGGCTCGCGGTACTGCCAGGCAGCACCCGGCGATGGAGGTAACTGTGAAGTGGGACCCCGTAAAGTACGTCCAGTTCGGCGACTACCGCGACCGGCCCTTTTTCGACCTGACGGGGCGGATCCAGGCGGACCGGCCACAGCACGTTGTGGATCTGGGCTGTGGTCCGGGGAACCTCACGGCCACCCTCGCCCGGAGATGGCCGGAAGCGAAAGTGGTGGGGCTCGATTCGTCCGAGGAGATGCTGGACAAGGCTGAGGCCCACGCAGGCAAGCATGCGGGCCTCAGCTTCGGGCTGGCGGATATCGCAGACTGGACGCCCCCGGCTGACACCGATGTGGTGGTCACCAACGCCGCACTTCAGTGGGTGCCGGGCCATCAGGAGATGCTGGCGGGCTGGCTGGCGGCGCTCAAGCCCGGTGCCTGGTTCGCCATGCAGGTGCCGGGGAATTTCAACGGCCCGTCCCATGCCTTGATGCGGGACCTCGCAGGCTCGGCGCGCTGGTCTTCCCGGCTCGACGGGGTACTTCGCGGTGGGGAATCCGTGGGGGAACCCGCAGACTACCTCAGCATCATGCTGGACGCGGGCTGTACGGCAGACGCCTGGGAAACCACCTACCAGCAGGTCCTCACTGGGACGGATCCGGTGCTGAACTGGGTGCGCGGCACGGCGTTGCGCCCGGTCGTGGCGGCCCTCTCAGCCGAGGACGGGCACGCCTTTGAAACTGAGTATGCGGCAGCCCTGCGTGGTGCCTACCCGGGAACGGTCCACGGCACGGTGTTTCCCTTCCGGCGGATCTTTGCCGTAGCGCAAAAGCAGACCAGCACATAAACTCCATTCGTTTGAAGTTCTCTACATAGCCGGTAATGGCCGATGACCAA
It contains:
- a CDS encoding trans-aconitate 2-methyltransferase — its product is MKWDPVKYVQFGDYRDRPFFDLTGRIQADRPQHVVDLGCGPGNLTATLARRWPEAKVVGLDSSEEMLDKAEAHAGKHAGLSFGLADIADWTPPADTDVVVTNAALQWVPGHQEMLAGWLAALKPGAWFAMQVPGNFNGPSHALMRDLAGSARWSSRLDGVLRGGESVGEPADYLSIMLDAGCTADAWETTYQQVLTGTDPVLNWVRGTALRPVVAALSAEDGHAFETEYAAALRGAYPGTVHGTVFPFRRIFAVAQKQTST